From the Thermus brockianus genome, the window ACCCGCACCCAGATCCTGGTCAACGTGGGCACCCCGGAGGAGGCCCTGAAAGCGAGCCTCCTGCCCACGGATGGCGTGGGGCTTGCCCGGATGGAGTTCATCTTCGCCAGCCACGTGCGCATCCACCCCCTGGCCCTCACCCGCTTCCAAACCCTGCCCCCAAGCCTCCAGCGGGAAGTGGAGGCCCTCACCGAGGCCTACGGCGACAAGCGGGCCTACTTTGTGGACCGCCTGGCCCAGGGCATCGGCCTCATCGCCGCCGCCTTCTACCCGAGGCCTGTGGTCCTGCGCTTTTCCGACTTCAAGACCAACGAGTACGCCCGCCTGGTGGGGGGGCACCTCTTTGAGCCCAAGGAGGAGAACCCCATGCTGGGCTGGCGGGGAGCGAGCCGCTACTACCACCCGGACTACAAGGAGGGCTTCCTTCTGGAGGTGGCCGCCGTGAAGCGGGTGCGGGAGGAGATGGGCCTGAAAAACCTCCACGTCATGGTGCCCTTCTGCCGCACCCCGGAAGAGGGGGCGAAGGTGTTGGAGGCCATGGCGGAAGGGGGCTTAAGGCGGGGGGAGGAGGGGCTTAGGGTCTACGTGATGGCGGAGATCCCCTCCAACGTCCTCGAGGCCGAGGCCTTCGCCGAGCTCTTTGACGGCTTCTCCATCGGCAGCAACGACCTCACGCAACTGGCCCTGGGCCTGGACCGGGACTCCGAGCGGGTGGCCCACCTCTTTGACGAGAGGCGGGAAACGGTGAAGGCCCTCTGCGCCCTCCTCATAGAGAAGGCCCACGCCCGGGGCAAAACGGTGAGCATCTGCGGCCAGGCCCCTTCCGACTACCCCGAGTTCGCCGCCTTCCTGGTGGAACGGGGCATTGACGCCCTTAGCCTCAACCCCGACGCCCTTTTGCGCACGGTGAGGAAGGTGGCCGAGGTGGAAAAGAGCCTGGGCTTGGGGTAAGCTCGGGCATGGTCCGCGAACCCTTTAACGCCCTAAGCCACGCCTTGGGGGTGCCCTTAGCCCTTATGGGAACCCTAATCCTCCTCCTCCTAGCCCCCAAGGAGGCCTGGGGTGGCCTCCTCCTCTTCGGCCTCACCATGGCCCTGATGTTTGGGGCCAGCGCCCTCTACCACGCCCTAAAGGTGGGGGAAAGGGCCCTCGCCTGGCTAAGGCGGCTGGACCACGCCGCCATCTTCCTCTTCATCGCCGGAAGCTACACCCCTTTCCTCCTGGAAGGCATGCGGGAGGGCGCCGGATGGGTCCTGGGCCTGGTCTGGGGGCTTGCCCTTTTGGGCGTGGGCTTCCGCCTCTTTTTCCTCAGGGCCCCCCGCTGGCTCTACACCTTGGCGTACTTGGGCCTCGGGTGGCTTTCCGTCCTCTTCCTCCCCCGCCTGGCCCTACCCCTTTCCACCTTCGCCTTTATGGCCCTGGCGGGGGCTTTCTACACCCTGGGGGCCTTGGTCTACTGGCGCAAGCACCCCAACCCCTGGCCGCACGCGGTGGGCTTCCATGGGCTTTGGCACCTCTTGGTGCTTTTGGGGAGCCTCTTCATGTACCTGGCGGTCCTCAGCCTCTACACCTAGCTTTCTCATGAGAAAGTGAGTATCCTGGAGGGTATGGAAGCCCCTCTAATCCTCATCGTGGAGGACGAGAAGGACATCGCCCGCTTCATAGAGTTAGAGCTCCAAGCGGAGGGCTACCGCACCGAGGTGGCCCACGACGGCATCACCGGCCTTTCCCGATTCCGCGAGGTGAACCCCAACCTGGTGATCCTGGACCTGATGCTTCCCGTGATGGACGGGATTGAGGTGGCCAAGCGCATCCGCAAGACCTCCAACGTGCCCATCCTTATCCTCACCGCCAAGGACCGGGTGGAGGACAAGGTGGAGGGCCTGGACGCCGGGGCGGACGACTACCTGGTGAAGCCCTTTTCCATAGAAGAGCTCCTCGCCCGGGTGCGGGCCCACCTGCGCCGGGTAAGCCCGGCCATCACCGGGGAAATCCGGGTGGCGGACCTCATCATCAACGTGGAGGGGCGGGAGGTTTTCCGGAGCGGCCGCCGCATTGAGCTTTCCAACAAGGAGTTTGAGCTTCTGGAGCTTCTCGCCAAGAACCCCGGCAAGGTCTTTAGCCGCTACGAGATAGAGGAGAAGGTCTGGCCGGGCTACCAAGGGGGAAGCAACGTGGTGGACGTGTACATCGGCTACCTGCGCAAGAAGCTGGAGGCCGGGGGGGAGCGCCGCCTCATCCACACGGTGCGGGGCGTGGGGTACGTCCTTAGGGAGGACTAACCCCCCTTCCATGACCCTGCGCACCCGCATCACCCTCCTCACGGCGGGCCTCCTTTTCGTCACCCTGGTGGTCCTCGGGGTAGCCCTGGAAGGGGTCTTGCGGAGCTTCCTCTACCGAAGCCTCCGGGCAGAGCTTTTGGAGGCCAGCAACCAGGTGGTGCGCCTCCTTAACCTCGGGGGGCAGCCCCTCCTGGAGGCGGGCCTTCCCGCCGGCCTTTACGCCGAACTCCAGCTCCTCCCCGAGGAGGACCCCGCCCTTCTGGCCCGGGAAGGGGGGATTAGCCTCCAGAAAAGCCCCGCATTGGGGAGCGGGCGCCTCCTCCTCAAGGAGGGGGACTACCGGGCCCTCCTGGCCCGGGGGGAGGTCTGGGCCCGGGTGGAGCTACCCCGGGAAGGAACGCCTCTTCCCCTCCTGGTCTACGCCCGCCGGGTGGAGGTGAACGTGGCCGGCACGGTGTGGAAGGGCCTCCTCCTGGTGGGACGGCCCACGGAAGGGATAGAGGCCACCCTCACCCAGTTCACCCGCATCTACGCCGGCACCGCCCTTTTGGTGCTCCTCCTAAGCGTCCTGCTGGCGCGGAACCTGGTGGCCCGGGCCCTTTCCCCCTTGGAGTGGGTAGCCCGGAAGGCCGAGGCCATGCCCGAGCGCCCCGAGCCCCTGCCCGAGCCCGAAGGGGAGGACGAGGTGGCGGCCCTGGTCAAGGCCCTAAACGGGATGCTCTCCCGCATGCAAAAGGCCTTTGAGGCCCAGACCCGCTTCCTCCAAGACGCCTCCCACGAGCTCAGGACCCCCATCACCGCCATCCTGGGCCACGTGGGCTACCTCCTCCGCCGCACCCCCCTGAACGAGGTCCAGCGGGAAAGCCTGGAAACCGTCCGGCGGGAGGCCGAGCGCATGGGGAAGCTGGTTTCCGACCTATTGGAGCTTTCCCAAAGCGGAAGCTGGCGCATAGAGCCCATCCCCGTGCGGGTTCTGGACCTCTTGGAGGAGGTGCGGGAGGAGTTCAAAAGGAGCTTTGAGGGGGAGATCCTGGTGGAAGCCCCCCCGGAGGTGTACGTCCGGGGGGACCCCGACCGGCTCCACCAGGTCCTGGCCAACCTGGTGTCCAACAGCCTCAAGGCCGGGGCCCGGCAGGTTTGGCTCAGGGCCTTTGACCTTAAGGACAAGGTGGTGGTGCGGGTGGAGGACGACGGGGAGGGCATCCCCGAGGAGCACCTCCCCCACCTCTTTGAGCGCTTCTACCGGGTGGATAAGGCCCGGGACCGGGAACGGGGAGGCTCTGGGCTTGGGCTTGCCATCGTGAAGGCCATCCTCGAGGCCCACGGGGGGGAGGTCTGGGTGGAAAGCGAGGTGGGCAAGGGGACGGCCTTCAGCTTTTCCCTCCCCGCAAGCGCGCCACCGCCTCCTCCACGCTGATCTCCCCCTTGCGCAAAGCCTCCAGGACCTCCAGGCGCGCCGCCTCCGCACCCTCCGGCTCCGCCTCGTCCTCGTAACCCAACGCCCGCAGGAGGGCGTCCAACCGGGCCCGCACCGTGGGGTAGGAAACCCCTAGGAGGCGCTCCACCTCCTTGAGGTTCCCCCGGGCCTTCACGAAAAGCCGCAGGAAGTCCAGGTGTTCCTTGGGAAGGAGGGCGAACTCGTTTAGGGCGAAGCGCCCCGAAACCTCCGTGGCGCAGGCAGGGCAGAAAAGGACCTTCGCCGCCAACGGGCTTTCGCAAACCGGGCAACGCACGGGAAGCGGTCGCATCACCATAGTCCCACCTTTACCTTCACCCCCTCCGCCTCCACCTCCACGAAGACCGCAGGCGGAAGCGCCCGCAGGGCAAAGACCGCCCCCAGGGGAAGGGAGATGCGGGGGCGCTGGCCCCGGAGGGCCCGCCCCTTTTCCATCCAAAGGACCCCCAGAAGGAGCCCCTCGAGGGCGCAGAGGGGCAGGACGAGCCCCAGGGGCACCTTCCCCCACCACACCCCCAGGTAAAGGAAACGGGGGCGAAGGGCGGAAAGGGGAACCTTCAAACCACCTCCACCAGGATGCGCACGGGCTTGCCCTCCTCCTCCGCCTCCACCTCCACCAGCTTTCCCTCCGGCACCCCTTGGCCCACCACCGCCAGGAGTTCCTTCAGGCTCACCCCCTGGCGCCCCAGGGTGAGCTGGGTCTCCTCGGGCAGGAGCTTCTCCAAAAGCTCCGCCAAAGCCAGGGGAAGGTTGACGTGCACCTTCACCGGCTTGCCGTGGTCGTGGCCGTCCACCCGCACCCGCAAAAGCCGGGCCGGGGAGGAGGCCTTGGGGCCATTCCCCAGGGCTTCTAGAAGGGCCAGGGCCTCCTCCACCCCAATCTCCCCCGCCTTCACCATCTCCAGAACCCTCCGCTTCTCCTCCATCACGCCTCCTTCGTCCCAGGTTCCCGATGGCCAAGCCGCACCCGGGCCTCCAGGTGGGCCCGGCCGTCCCCAAGCCCATGCCCTTCCCAAGCCCCGTGGCCCGCTTGGGCTTGGGCCGCTGCCACGCTGGAGCCAGGGAGGAAAGGGAGCCTAGCGTGGCCTAGTCCCACCCAAAGCCGGTGGGCACCCTCCCGCACGGGAAGGCTCGCCTCCAGGCTGCCCACCTGGAGCTCCAGGCCCCATCCCCCCCAGGCTTCCTCGGGGGTGGTGGCGCCTGCCCGTAGCCTCTCCAGAATGCGCCGCTTAGCCTCCACGGGCCACCTCCCACCGCACCTCGGGCGCCAAGGCCTGGGCCAGGCGCCAAAGGGCCTGGGCAAGCCGCACCCGCCAGGGACGGCGCAGGGGAAGGAGAAGCCTCTCCCGCTCCGCCTCCCAAAGGCGCTCCCGGTGGCGTTCCAGGAGAGCCTCCCGGTCCCAGTGCCCTAGCCCCATGCTCACCTCCTAGCCAAAAGGATAAACCGGGGATTTATAGATTGTCAAGTGTTGCTTGCTATATTTAAGGGGGGAGCCTCGAGGGGTGCCGGGACCCCAGGAAGGGCGCCCCCAGGAAGGCGAAGAGGAGAAGGGCGTAGGCGAGGAGGAGAAGCCCCGCCCGCACCCGGCCCCGAAGCCGGTCTTCCAGGAGAAAGTAAAGGGTAAAAAGGAGCCAGCCCAAAAAGGCGGAAACCTCCTTGGGATCTAAGCTCAAAGGGCTCCCGAAGTAGCTAAAAGCCCAGGCCATGCCGCTTCCCAAGCCCAAGGTGGCCGCCCCGTAGCCCACCCTCAGGTAGCCCCGCTCAAGCCGCCTTAGGCTCCAAAGGGGAGGCGCCCCCAGGGCTCGCTCCGGGTGCGCCCGCAGGCGCAGGTCCTGCAGGGCGCACATCACCCCCGCCCCCACCCCCACGGCCAAGGCCAGGTAGGCCACCAAAAAGGCCCCGGCGTGGAAGAGGGTGAGGAAAAGGGGAAGCTCCCCCCGGGGGTGGGGCAGGGCCTTTAGGGCGAAAAGGCCGAGGACCAAGGCGAGGGCGAGGAGATAGCGGCGCAAAGAGGAAAGCTTAGGGCGAAGGGCGAGGGCCTCGCCCCGCAGGGCCAAAAGGCCCCCGAGGACCAAGGCGGGTTGGGCCGGCCCCGAAAAAACCCCCTTAGATAGCGCATCGGCCAAGGCGGCCCCTAGGTAAAGCCAAGCCCCAAGCCCAAGCCCCCGGGGCCAAAACCACCCCAAGGCCAAAAGGGCCAGGCCCAAAAAGGCCAGGACGCTCGCCAGGCTCATGGCCGGGCCTGGGCCTTGAGGGCCAGGATCAAGGGGTGGGCCCGGCGGCCCGCCTCCTTGTGCCAGGTGAGGGGGTCGGCGTGGGGAAACTCCTTGGCCACTTCCCTAAGAAGCCTCTCCTCCAGGGCCCGGATGGCCTCCCGCACCCGGTGGCCGGCGTACCACTCCAGGTAGTCGCCCAGGGCCTTCTCTATCAGGGCCTCCACCTTGGGCACCTCGCCCAGGCGGGCCTTGAGGTTTTTCTCCACCACCCTTTGCAGGTCGTCCAGGTTGTAGAGGTAGGCGTGGGGAAGCCGCCCCACCCTGGGGTCAATGTTCCTCGGGAGGGCGATGTCTATGAGGAAAAGGGGCTTGGCCCGCCGGGGCAGGTCCTCGGGGCGCACCAGGTAGTGGGGGGCGGCCGCCGAGGCCACCACCAGGTCCGCCTCCGCCAGGACCTGGGGCAGGGCTTCCAGGGCAAAGGCCTCCCCGCCCAAGCGCTCCGCCAAGGCCTTGGCCCTTTCCGCCGTGCGGTTCACCACCAAAACCCGCCCCACCCCGTGGGCGCGGAGGTGGGTGAGGAAAAGCTCCGCCATCTCCCCCGCCCCCAGGACCGCCACGGTGAGCCCCGTGAGGTCGCCATAGACGGCCTGGGCCAGGTCCAAGGCGGCGTAGGCCACGCTCACCGCCCCAGCCCCGATGGCGGTTTCGCTCCGGGCCCGCTTGCCCAGGGCGATGGCGGACTGGAAGGCTTTTTCCAAAAGGCTTTCCGTGGCCTTGTGCGCCCTGGCCAGGAAAAGGGCTTCCCGTACCTGGCCGAGGATCTGCGCCTCCCCCACCACCAAGGAGTCCAGCCCCGCAGCCACGCGGAAGAGGTGGCGGAGGACCTCCATCCCCTCCTTCACGTACAGGTACCGCGGTTCCACACCCCTTTCCCGAAGGAGGGCCTTGGCCTCCTCGGGCGCACCCACCCCGTAGATCTCCGTGCGGTTGCAGGTGGAAAGCACCACCGCCTTGCCCAGGCGCCGGAGGGCGGCGGGAAGGGCCACGGCCGGGTCCAAGGCCGCCCTTTCCCGCACCTCCACGGGAGCGGTCTTGTGGGAAAGGCCCACCAGGTAGAGGGGCAGGGCCATAGCCTCCCGCCAGTATACCCAAGCCGGGTAGGGACACCCGTCCCTCAAAGGGCCCGAAGGATAGCCTCCCATAGCCCCTCGAGCCCCGGGCGCGGGGCCTCGTACACGGCAAAGCCAAGCCCTCTCGCCGCCTCCGCCGTGGCGGGACCGATGCAGGCCGCCTTGGGCCGCCTCCCCGTCCAGCGGGCGTAGGCCCGCACCCCGCTTGGGCTAAAGAAGGCCGCCACCTCCGCCTCCTCCAGCAGGCGGCGCTCCGCTGGGGAGAGCGCCCTTTCCCGGGTGGCGTAGACCTCGAGGCGCACCACCTCCACCCCCCGCCCCCGAAGCCCCCGCTCCAGCTCCCCTCCCGCCAGGTCCCCCGCCACGAAGAGGACCCGCTTCGCCTCCGGAAAGGCCTCGGCCAGGTCCTTGGCCGTGGCCCTTTCCGGGAGGAAGGCGGGGGGAAGCCCCCCTTGCCGCAGGACCTCCCCCGTCCCCTCCCCCACCGCCGCCACCCTTAGGGGGGGCCTTCCCGCCCGCTCCCAGGCGCCAAGGAGGCGCCGCGCCCCTTCCTTGGAGGTGACGGCCACCCAGTCAAAGCCCTCCCCCAGGGCCTCAGGCAGGCGGGCCAGGCCGGGGAGGTCCACCTGCTCCAGGAGGGCCACTTCCGCCGCCCTGATCCCCCAGGCGGCCAGCCTTTCCAAAAGCGCCCTATCCTTCCCCCTCGTGAGGAGCACCACGGCCTTTTCGCACCTTCTGGAAAAGCCTCATGGCCGCCAGGGCCCGGGGGAAGCCCAGGAAGAGGGCCGACTGGAGGATGGCCTCCCGCACCTCCTCCTCCGTGGCCCCCACCCGCAGGGCGCCCTCCAGGTGGGTGGCGAGCTCCTTAGGGCTTCCCAAGGCGATGAGGGCGGTGATGGCGAGGAGCTCCCGCGTCTTCAGGTCCAGCCCGGGCCGGGCCAGGACCTCCTCGTAGGCGAAGTCGCGGATGTAGCGGAAAAGGTCCTCGTCCACCGCCTTGAGGCTTTCCTCTATGGCCTCCTGCTTCTCCCCCCAGATGGCCGCCCGCACGCTCATGGGAGGAAGTCTAGCACCCTTTCCAAGGGGTGGAGGGCCTTGGGGTTTTGGCCCAAGGGGTCAAAGAGGAGGGGCCTCACCCGGGCGGCCTCCGCCCCCAAAAGGTCCGCCTCCGAGTCCCCCACGTGCACCGCCTCCTCCGGGGCCACGCCCAGGGCCTCCAGGGCCTCCTGGAAAAGCCTGGGATGGGGCTTGGCCACCCCGGAAAGGGCGCTCACCGCCAGGTGTTGGAAGTAGGGCCTTAACCCCACCACCTCCAGGATCTCCGGCAAGGTGGCGTCCCAGTTGGAGACCACGGCCAGGGAATAGCCCCGCTCCCTCAAGACCTCCAGGACCTCCTGGGCCCCGGGGGTGATGGGCCAGAAACGGGGGTTCTTCCAGTTCTCCACCAGTTCCCGGGAAAGGGCCTCCGCCTCGGCCTCGAGGCCCATGCCCGCAAAAAGCCTCCGGTGGAACTCCCGCCAGAGGGTGAGGGCCGTGGGCAGGTCTTTGGCCGCCAGGTGGTTCTCCTCGTAGAAGCGGAAAGCGGCGAGGGCCGCTTCCTTGGGATCTTTCCTCGGCTTCAGGCCCCGCTCCTCCAAAAAGGGCAGGAGCCAAAACCGGGGGCTTGCCAGGATCAGGGTGTTCCCCACGTCAAAGAGCACGGCCCGGGTCATGGCTCAAGTCTAAATCCTTTCCCTCTAACCTAGGTCTAACCCTCCCTAGCTACGCTTTTTATAGCGAGGGGGTGAACGGGATGCGGTGGCTTGTGTGGAGCTTGGCCCTTTTTGTACCAGCCCTGGCCCAAACCTTTGAGGTAGCCTCGGGGGAGGCCCGTTACCGGGTGAAGGAGGAACTTCTGCAGGTGGGCGTTGCCGACGCCGTGGGCACCACCAAGGCGGTGGAGGGCCGGGTGGTCCTCCAGGGAGGGCGGATTAGCGGGGAGTTCGTGGTGGACCTGAGGGAGCTAAGGAGCGACCAGTCCCGCCGGGACAACTACCTGAGGCAGAACACCCTGGAGACGAGCCGCTTCCCCACCGCCACCTTCCGCCCCAAGGAGGTGAAGGGCCTTCCCAACCCCTTACCCCAAAGCGGCAAGGTCCCTATCCAGGTGGTGGGGGACCTGACCCTCCGGGACGTGACGGCGGAGGCGGTCTGGGAGGGGGAAGCGGAGTTCCGGGGCCAGGAGGTGAGGGTCTTTTTGAAGACGGAGTTCCCCTTTGAGAGGTTCCGCCTCACCCAGCCCCGGGTGCCCATCCTCCTCAGCGTGGAGAACCGCATCCGGCTAGAGGTGGACCTCCTCCTAAGGAGGCGGTGATGCGAAGGCGTGCGCTCATGGGCCTTTTCCTCCTCCCCTTGGCCCGGGCCCAGGGGGCCTGCCGCCCCACCCCCGCCCTCACGGAAGGCCCCTATTACCTCCGGGAGGTGCCCCAAAGATCGGACCTGCGGGAAGGGCTTCCCGGCGTTCCCTTGCGCCTCACCCTCAAGGTGCAAAACGCCGCCTGCCGTCCCCTGGGGGGGGCCCGGGTGGACCTCTGGCACACGGACGCCCTGGGCCGCTACTCCGGGGTCAACGCCCCCGGGACCTTCTGCCGAGGATGGCAGGCCACGGACGAGAAGGGGGAAGTGGCCTTCCTCACCCTTTTCCCTGGCTGGTACCCAAGCCGCACCCCCCACCTGCACCTAAGGGTGGAGGCGGGAGGCAGGGGCTTCGCCACCCAGCTCTTCTTCCCCGAGGAGGCCCAGCGCCAGGTCTACGCCCAGCCCCCCTACGCCCAGCGGGGCCTGCCCCGGGTGGGCAACCGCCAAGACGGCATCTTCCGCGCCGACCTCCTCCTCACCTTAAGGCCTGAGGGGGAAGGCTTCGCCGCCGCCTTCACCCTCACCCTGCCCTTCTAAGGACACATCTCCCCCATATCCCCGGGGCATAATGGGGGCATGGAAACCCTGGCCTGGATGCAAGCCAAGCTCCCCGAGTTCCTCAGGGACCTCGAGGCCTTCGTGCGCCGGGAATCCCCCTCGGGGGACCGGGCAGGCCTGGAGGAAGCCGCCGCCTTCCTGGAAGAAGCCTTCGGGCCCCTGGAGGGGCGGCTCTCCCGCAAGGACACCCCCGCAGGGCCCGTCCTCCTCCTGCGGCGGGAGGGGGAAGGGGCGCCCGTCCTCGTGCTTTGCCATTACGACACCGTCCACCCCAAGGGGAGCTTCCCCGAGCCCTTCCACCTGGAAAAGGACAAGGCGGTGGGCCCTGGGGTCTACGACATGAAGGGGGGGATCA encodes:
- a CDS encoding HAD family hydrolase, with the protein product MTRAVLFDVGNTLILASPRFWLLPFLEERGLKPRKDPKEAALAAFRFYEENHLAAKDLPTALTLWREFHRRLFAGMGLEAEAEALSRELVENWKNPRFWPITPGAQEVLEVLRERGYSLAVVSNWDATLPEILEVVGLRPYFQHLAVSALSGVAKPHPRLFQEALEALGVAPEEAVHVGDSEADLLGAEAARVRPLLFDPLGQNPKALHPLERVLDFLP
- a CDS encoding YceI family protein, producing the protein MRWLVWSLALFVPALAQTFEVASGEARYRVKEELLQVGVADAVGTTKAVEGRVVLQGGRISGEFVVDLRELRSDQSRRDNYLRQNTLETSRFPTATFRPKEVKGLPNPLPQSGKVPIQVVGDLTLRDVTAEAVWEGEAEFRGQEVRVFLKTEFPFERFRLTQPRVPILLSVENRIRLEVDLLLRRR
- a CDS encoding response regulator transcription factor, which produces MEAPLILIVEDEKDIARFIELELQAEGYRTEVAHDGITGLSRFREVNPNLVILDLMLPVMDGIEVAKRIRKTSNVPILILTAKDRVEDKVEGLDAGADDYLVKPFSIEELLARVRAHLRRVSPAITGEIRVADLIINVEGREVFRSGRRIELSNKEFELLELLAKNPGKVFSRYEIEEKVWPGYQGGSNVVDVYIGYLRKKLEAGGERRLIHTVRGVGYVLRED
- a CDS encoding DUF2089 domain-containing protein; protein product: MVMRPLPVRCPVCESPLAAKVLFCPACATEVSGRFALNEFALLPKEHLDFLRLFVKARGNLKEVERLLGVSYPTVRARLDALLRALGYEDEAEPEGAEAARLEVLEALRKGEISVEEAVARLRGGKS
- the ccsA gene encoding cytochrome c biogenesis protein CcsA translates to MSLASVLAFLGLALLALGWFWPRGLGLGAWLYLGAALADALSKGVFSGPAQPALVLGGLLALRGEALALRPKLSSLRRYLLALALVLGLFALKALPHPRGELPLFLTLFHAGAFLVAYLALAVGVGAGVMCALQDLRLRAHPERALGAPPLWSLRRLERGYLRVGYGAATLGLGSGMAWAFSYFGSPLSLDPKEVSAFLGWLLFTLYFLLEDRLRGRVRAGLLLLAYALLLFAFLGAPFLGSRHPSRLPP
- a CDS encoding carboxymuconolactone decarboxylase family protein, yielding MSVRAAIWGEKQEAIEESLKAVDEDLFRYIRDFAYEEVLARPGLDLKTRELLAITALIALGSPKELATHLEGALRVGATEEEVREAILQSALFLGFPRALAAMRLFQKVRKGRGAPHEGEG
- a CDS encoding sensor histidine kinase, yielding MTLRTRITLLTAGLLFVTLVVLGVALEGVLRSFLYRSLRAELLEASNQVVRLLNLGGQPLLEAGLPAGLYAELQLLPEEDPALLAREGGISLQKSPALGSGRLLLKEGDYRALLARGEVWARVELPREGTPLPLLVYARRVEVNVAGTVWKGLLLVGRPTEGIEATLTQFTRIYAGTALLVLLLSVLLARNLVARALSPLEWVARKAEAMPERPEPLPEPEGEDEVAALVKALNGMLSRMQKAFEAQTRFLQDASHELRTPITAILGHVGYLLRRTPLNEVQRESLETVRREAERMGKLVSDLLELSQSGSWRIEPIPVRVLDLLEEVREEFKRSFEGEILVEAPPEVYVRGDPDRLHQVLANLVSNSLKAGARQVWLRAFDLKDKVVVRVEDDGEGIPEEHLPHLFERFYRVDKARDRERGGSGLGLAIVKAILEAHGGEVWVESEVGKGTAFSFSLPASAPPPPPR
- the hemA gene encoding glutamyl-tRNA reductase, which translates into the protein MALPLYLVGLSHKTAPVEVRERAALDPAVALPAALRRLGKAVVLSTCNRTEIYGVGAPEEAKALLRERGVEPRYLYVKEGMEVLRHLFRVAAGLDSLVVGEAQILGQVREALFLARAHKATESLLEKAFQSAIALGKRARSETAIGAGAVSVAYAALDLAQAVYGDLTGLTVAVLGAGEMAELFLTHLRAHGVGRVLVVNRTAERAKALAERLGGEAFALEALPQVLAEADLVVASAAAPHYLVRPEDLPRRAKPLFLIDIALPRNIDPRVGRLPHAYLYNLDDLQRVVEKNLKARLGEVPKVEALIEKALGDYLEWYAGHRVREAIRALEERLLREVAKEFPHADPLTWHKEAGRRAHPLILALKAQARP
- a CDS encoding intradiol ring-cleavage dioxygenase, whose protein sequence is MRRRALMGLFLLPLARAQGACRPTPALTEGPYYLREVPQRSDLREGLPGVPLRLTLKVQNAACRPLGGARVDLWHTDALGRYSGVNAPGTFCRGWQATDEKGEVAFLTLFPGWYPSRTPHLHLRVEAGGRGFATQLFFPEEAQRQVYAQPPYAQRGLPRVGNRQDGIFRADLLLTLRPEGEGFAAAFTLTLPF
- a CDS encoding uroporphyrinogen-III synthase — translated: MVLLTRGKDRALLERLAAWGIRAAEVALLEQVDLPGLARLPEALGEGFDWVAVTSKEGARRLLGAWERAGRPPLRVAAVGEGTGEVLRQGGLPPAFLPERATAKDLAEAFPEAKRVLFVAGDLAGGELERGLRGRGVEVVRLEVYATRERALSPAERRLLEEAEVAAFFSPSGVRAYARWTGRRPKAACIGPATAEAARGLGFAVYEAPRPGLEGLWEAILRAL
- a CDS encoding SHOCT-like domain-containing protein; translation: MEEKRRVLEMVKAGEIGVEEALALLEALGNGPKASSPARLLRVRVDGHDHGKPVKVHVNLPLALAELLEKLLPEETQLTLGRQGVSLKELLAVVGQGVPEGKLVEVEAEEEGKPVRILVEVV
- the trhA gene encoding PAQR family membrane homeostasis protein TrhA, with the translated sequence MVREPFNALSHALGVPLALMGTLILLLLAPKEAWGGLLLFGLTMALMFGASALYHALKVGERALAWLRRLDHAAIFLFIAGSYTPFLLEGMREGAGWVLGLVWGLALLGVGFRLFFLRAPRWLYTLAYLGLGWLSVLFLPRLALPLSTFAFMALAGAFYTLGALVYWRKHPNPWPHAVGFHGLWHLLVLLGSLFMYLAVLSLYT